A stretch of the Ornithodoros turicata isolate Travis chromosome 4, ASM3712646v1, whole genome shotgun sequence genome encodes the following:
- the LOC135392392 gene encoding uncharacterized protein K02A2.6-like, protein MKKTSCDKCQRYKIKYHQRTDQMTLPEHSSTPFEVVHIDFAELKKKAEGVKKTRAFLLAIDQCTRMVATRPGREDTNSVIALLEREMFAQTKVIICDNGPAFASKRLETWCQQRRIRVKLTAPYHPAANGLAERAIRDTKQFLHLYPDFPHGWRSCLEAATHHHNRSHNKGIGCSPHFALHGESPLLAADSELGIADDLHLREMRSTHEQQGHYRRSMKKHFDRRHNTRLPDIQVGDLVTVRTGLPGATQALVGPVKVLQTAHKQGVLKTIAYIHPSGHYRLATIGNVFEYHPRRHGQNTPGPM, encoded by the coding sequence atgaaaaagacgtCATGTGACAAGTGCCAAAGGTACAAGATCAAGTATCACCAGCGAACAGATCAGATGACCTTGCCTGAACATTCGAGTACACCCTTTGAGGTAGTCCACATAGACTTTGCGGAGTTGAAGAAGAAGGCTGAGGGCGTTAAGAAAACTCGAGCTTTCCTACTAGCCATAGATCAATGCACTCGCATGGTTGCCACCCGACCGGGTCGCGAGGATACGAACAGTGTAATTGCCCTTCTTGAAAGGGAAATGTTTGCACAGACTAAAGTCATCATTTGCGACAACGGCCCAGCTTTCGCAAGCAAACGCCTCGAGACCTGGTGCCAACAAAGGCGAATCCGTGTTAAGCTCACTGCACCCTATCACCCTGCAGCAAACGGTTTAGCTGAGCGAGCCATACGGGACACCAAGCAGTTTCTTCACCTATATCCAGACTTCCCGCATGGGTGGCGTTCGTGCCTCGAGGCTGCCACACATCATCACAACCGATCTCACAACAAAGGGATTGGTTGCTCCCCTCACTTCGCATTGCATGGGGAGTCACCCCTTCTGGCCGCTGACTCGGAACTCGGGATAGCCGATGACCTCCACCTACGGGAGATGCGGAGCACGCACGAGCAGCAGGGTCACTATAGAAGGTCGATGAAGAAACACTTCGatagacgacacaacacacgtCTTCCGGACATTCAGGTTGGGGACCTCGTCACTGTGCGGACGGGACTACCTGGCGCCACACAAGCCTTAGTAGGTCCCGTGAAAGTACTCCAGACAGCACACAAGCAGGGCGTCCTGAAAACGATCGCGTATATTCACCCCAGTGGCCACTACCGTCTAGCCACCATCGGCAACGTTTTCGAATACCATCCCAGGAGGCATGGTCAAAACACCCCCGGGCCTATGTAG